Proteins encoded by one window of Lathyrus oleraceus cultivar Zhongwan6 chromosome 1, CAAS_Psat_ZW6_1.0, whole genome shotgun sequence:
- the LOC127127327 gene encoding uncharacterized protein LOC127127327 — protein MGGNQKSTYSFKFRNPKLGLIKGLISDVKKIRRNNFCVEYGDLLTIMNTEVDAWAIFTLAQFYDPPLRCFTFQDFQLAPTLEEFSHIANIGIKDEVPYTGLGEFPTHQQIGSSIHLDKAEVKANLGPKGGTSGFTLKFLVGKASDFKIKEDWVAFNAVLALILYGIVLFPNIDDFVDMTAIRIFLLKNPIPTLLADVYHSIHWRNEKKGGMIQCCAPLLYKWFLSHLPSEGPFVQSKDNLKWSQKLMSLTANDIAWYSRVYDDMDIIVKCGNFHNVPLIGTRGCINYNPELAMWQLGFPMNDKPEDKLLEGFLLEEGVKDFDLVKRIGRAWTKVCREGKRERGKKNCIARGPYTSWVQARASQDKLPYPYEPPMHKNPLEPTHVTIEEAKELKVVIQSLEKENEELRLNLLRITEERDNHKWELGRKKTQLQANVERTDKEEYKRKRVKQGLDQAESCLNTVKSQLKEAERDCREKEKWWKLATKQKKEIR, from the coding sequence ATGGGTGGCAATCAAAAAAGTACTTATTCATTCAAGTTCAGGAATCCAAAGCTAGGATTGATTAAGGGGTTGATCTCAGATGTGAAAAAAATCAGAAggaacaacttttgtgttgagtatggtgacctgttgactatcatgaacactgaggtggatgcttgggccattttcactttggcacaattctatgatcctccctTGCGCTGTTTCACATTCCAGGACTTCCAGTTGGCGCCAACATTGGAAGAGTTCTCACATATAGCAAACATTGGTATCAAGGATGAAGTCCCTTACACCGGTCTAGGGGAATTTCCTACACATCAACAAATAGGTTCATCTATACATCTAGATAAAGCGGAAGTGAAGGCTAATCTTGGACCAAAAGGAGGCACTTCGGGATTCACTTTGAAGTTCTTAGTGGGAAAAGCTTCAGATTTCAAAATTAAAGAAGATTGGGTCGCTTTCAATGCTGTGTTAGCCTTGATactctatgggattgtcttgttcccgaacATTGATGACTTCGTGGACATGACTGCTATACGAATTTTCTTGCTCAAGAATCCCATTCCCACCTTGCTTGCAGATGTTTATCACTCCATTCATTGGAGAAATGAGAAGAAGGGGGGGATGATCCAGTGTTGCGCTCCTTTACTGTATAAATGGTTCTTATCTCACTTACCAAGCGAAGGACCTTTTGTTCAGAGCAAGGATAACCTCAAGTGGTCTCAAAAACTCATGTCTCTCACTGCCAATGACATCGCCTGGTACTCTCGTGTTTATGATGATATGGACATAATCGTCAAATGTGGCAACTTCcataatgtgccactcataggaactcgaggttgcatcaattacaaccctgAGCTTGCTATGTGGCAACTTGGGTTTCCTATGAATGACAAACCAGAAGACAAGTTGTTAGAAGGTTTCTTGCTGGAAGAAGGAGTGAAGGACTTTGATCTGGTGAAGAGGATAGGTCGTGCCTGGACTAAAGTTTGTAGAGAAGGAAAAAGGGAGCGTGGAAAGAAGAATTGTATAGCTAGAGGGCCATATACAAGTTGGGTCCAAGCCAGAGCTTCTCAAGATAAACTACCATACCCTTATGAGCCTCCAATGCATAAAAATCCTCTAGAACCTACTCACGTCACTATAGAGGAAGCTAAAGAACTCAAAGTTGTCATCCAAAGTttggaaaaagagaatgaagagctacggttgaaccttctccgaattactgaagaaagggataatcataagtgggagcttgggcggaagaaaacacaacttcaagcaaatgtggAAAGGACTGATAAGGAGGAATATAAGAGAAAAAGAGTCAAACAGGGGTTAGATCAGGCTGAGAGCTGCTTGAATACCGTCAAAAGCCAACTGAAAGAGGCTGAGAGGGATTGTCGTGAGAAAGAGAAATGGTGGAAGCTCGCCACAAAACAAAAAAAGGAGATAAGATAG